The following coding sequences are from one Paenibacillus tundrae window:
- a CDS encoding ParB N-terminal domain-containing protein: MNIRIVPIDQINAAAYNPRVDLQPGDPEYEKLKRSIEEFGYVEPIVWNERTGNMVGGHQRYKVMINELGHTELQVSVVDLDDQQERLLNIALNKVSGDWDEDALSQLLVELQQEGVDISLSGFDDVDLKQMLGDIDVPNFDVGTAEDQGDLGVLTSRLVTCPHCGEEFEHD, translated from the coding sequence ATGAACATCAGAATCGTGCCAATCGATCAGATTAATGCAGCTGCCTACAACCCTCGGGTTGATTTACAGCCAGGCGATCCTGAGTATGAGAAGCTGAAGCGTAGCATTGAGGAATTCGGCTATGTGGAGCCGATCGTCTGGAATGAACGCACAGGGAACATGGTCGGCGGTCATCAGCGGTATAAGGTAATGATTAACGAGCTTGGACACACTGAGCTGCAGGTATCTGTGGTTGATCTAGATGATCAGCAGGAACGGCTCCTGAATATTGCTCTGAATAAGGTATCAGGTGATTGGGATGAAGATGCCCTATCGCAGTTGCTTGTTGAGCTGCAACAGGAAGGTGTGGATATTTCCTTGTCCGGGTTCGACGATGTGGATCTAAAGCAAATGCTTGGTGACATCGATGTGCCGAACTTTGATGTAGGTACCGCAGAGGATCAAGGAGATCTGGGCGTATTAACTTCACGTTTGGTGACTTGTCCGCACTGCGGGGAGGAATTCGAGCATGATTGA
- a CDS encoding protein Mom, translating into MIDLKVDWATHAAAKFACENFHYSRSLPAGKSVKVGAWEDGQFIGVVIFSRGATQNIGSPYGLTQRECCELTRVALTKHQSFVSEILAKAIRFLKEQSPNVELIVSYADVEQNHHGGIYQATNWIYEGKTDGEHYFIIKGKKVHPKSIHSKYGTGSQRIDWIKNNLDSNAELYRTEGKHKYLMPLNKKMRRKIMLLHKPYPK; encoded by the coding sequence ATGATTGATTTAAAAGTGGATTGGGCGACTCATGCAGCCGCTAAGTTTGCCTGTGAGAACTTCCATTATAGCCGCAGCTTGCCAGCAGGGAAGTCGGTTAAAGTAGGGGCTTGGGAAGATGGTCAATTTATCGGGGTTGTCATATTCAGTCGTGGGGCGACTCAAAATATCGGTTCCCCATACGGATTGACGCAGCGCGAATGTTGTGAACTTACACGGGTTGCATTGACCAAGCATCAATCATTTGTATCGGAGATCCTTGCCAAAGCAATTCGATTCTTAAAGGAGCAATCGCCAAACGTTGAGCTGATCGTCAGTTATGCAGACGTTGAACAGAACCATCATGGCGGGATTTATCAGGCAACAAATTGGATTTACGAAGGAAAGACAGACGGAGAGCATTACTTCATCATCAAAGGGAAGAAGGTACATCCTAAGTCGATCCACAGCAAGTATGGTACAGGTAGTCAACGTATCGACTGGATCAAGAACAACTTGGATAGCAATGCTGAGTTGTATCGTACAGAGGGTAAGCACAAATACTTGATGCCGTTGAACAAGAAGATGCGGCGTAAGATTATGCTTCTTCATAAACCTTATCCCAAATAA
- a CDS encoding DUF4145 domain-containing protein, which produces MQTKYFIPDYRSDKFSCPYCEVYTTQSWDDLFYGGSDGYFELAELAMCTCDHCFQRSYWYKSEMIIPVESYSKIPSPHQDMPIELVQDYEEARSIAPLSPRGAAALLRLVLEKLLTELVGENSKGINDNIKLLVRNGLPQRVEQALDIVRVVGNNAVHPGKLDLKDDNHTTLTLFGLINFIVENQITQPKMLNELYNQTISEGQREQIEMRERPVPETT; this is translated from the coding sequence ATGCAGACTAAATATTTTATTCCGGATTACAGATCAGATAAATTCAGTTGTCCTTATTGTGAAGTTTACACTACACAGAGCTGGGACGATCTTTTCTACGGAGGATCAGATGGCTATTTTGAGCTAGCGGAATTAGCCATGTGTACATGTGATCATTGTTTTCAGAGATCATATTGGTATAAAAGTGAGATGATCATTCCTGTTGAGTCTTACAGTAAAATCCCTTCCCCTCATCAAGATATGCCTATTGAATTAGTTCAAGATTATGAGGAAGCAAGAAGTATAGCCCCTCTGTCGCCCAGAGGAGCCGCTGCACTGTTAAGACTCGTTCTTGAAAAACTTTTAACCGAACTGGTAGGCGAAAATAGTAAAGGAATAAACGATAATATTAAGTTATTAGTACGAAATGGTCTTCCACAAAGAGTAGAACAAGCATTAGATATTGTAAGAGTCGTTGGAAACAATGCAGTTCATCCCGGTAAACTTGACCTGAAAGATGACAATCACACTACATTGACTTTATTCGGACTTATAAATTTCATTGTTGAGAATCAAATAACTCAGCCGAAAATGCTAAATGAACTCTATAATCAAACAATCTCAGAAGGCCAACGAGAGCAAATAGAGATGCGTGAAAGACCAGTTCCTGAGACTACTTAA
- the terS gene encoding phage terminase small subunit, whose amino-acid sequence MARERSPERDKAKLMWLESGGTMKLKDIAAALFVGETQIRKWKSQDAWASELNSNVTNDSNSNVTKRGAPKGNKNAVGNRGGAPPGNKRAVGNKGGNGGPFGNKKAVTTGEYETIWLDALEDDELDLIDRIDTDPILQADEAIMKFEIRERRMLLRIKRLTDGLTEKERRVLYELKSIKEAMTVHDEMTGKTKVVPHTRTELVESEIEEKTFRVIDDIISLEEALTRVQDKKLKAIELKARLQDEEKRVRIEMLKHELMIKRGGAEPDEVEDDGFMDALRGRAAEVWAKDGNSKA is encoded by the coding sequence ATGGCCAGAGAACGCAGTCCCGAGCGGGACAAGGCTAAACTGATGTGGCTGGAGAGCGGCGGGACGATGAAGTTAAAAGACATCGCCGCCGCTCTTTTTGTTGGGGAAACGCAGATAAGAAAGTGGAAGTCTCAGGATGCTTGGGCATCCGAGTTGAATAGTAACGTTACCAATGATTCCAATAGTAACGTTACCAAACGCGGGGCGCCCAAAGGGAACAAAAATGCTGTCGGGAATCGTGGGGGAGCACCCCCAGGGAATAAACGTGCTGTCGGCAATAAAGGCGGTAACGGTGGACCATTTGGGAACAAGAAAGCCGTAACGACAGGTGAGTATGAAACCATTTGGCTTGATGCCTTGGAAGATGACGAGCTGGATCTCATCGATCGGATTGATACTGATCCGATTTTGCAGGCTGATGAAGCAATTATGAAATTTGAGATCCGAGAACGTCGGATGTTATTACGAATCAAGAGATTGACCGATGGACTGACCGAGAAGGAACGGCGTGTTCTTTATGAGCTCAAATCAATAAAGGAAGCCATGACGGTTCATGATGAGATGACAGGTAAAACGAAGGTCGTTCCGCATACTCGTACAGAGCTGGTCGAATCCGAGATTGAGGAAAAGACATTCCGCGTCATTGATGACATCATTTCACTTGAAGAAGCTCTAACACGGGTCCAGGACAAGAAGTTGAAAGCTATTGAGCTGAAGGCGCGGCTACAGGATGAGGAGAAGCGTGTCCGTATTGAGATGCTGAAGCATGAGCTGATGATCAAACGTGGCGGTGCTGAACCTGATGAAGTTGAAGATGATGGATTCATGGATGCTCTGAGGGGACGTGCTGCGGAGGTGTGGGCTAAAGATGGCAACTCTAAAGCTTAA
- a CDS encoding PBSX family phage terminase large subunit, which produces MATLKLKPSSFKWKPFSDKQVQVLTWWMPESPHHDLDAIICDGSVRAGKTVAMSFSFIVWATETFRTEQFGMAGKTIGALRRNVVGPLKRMLASRGYQVHDNKTENVLTVSRGLVSNQFFLFGGKDERSQELIQGITLAGMFFDEVALMPKSFVDQATARCSVEDAKMWFNCNPAGPYHWFKVEWLDNLVVKRAIHLHFTMEDNLSLSERVRDRYRRMYTGIFYDRFILGLWVMAEGVIFSKFNDKLHKKPRDWFPTKFDRKFICIDYGANNPTTFLKYGVVGNVYYELDEYYHDIKKLGERTNSEYADDLLAFVDGDEYAVFIDPSAKAFIIELKRRGINHVKAAVNDVLDGIQTVSNRFQNDELYICAANTNSLKELVSYIWDEKASQRGEDKPIKQNDHTCDARRYGIHTDYLMQQSKARKNERNQRNDEGVGWI; this is translated from the coding sequence ATGGCAACTCTAAAGCTTAAACCTTCATCATTCAAGTGGAAACCCTTCTCTGACAAGCAAGTCCAAGTCCTGACTTGGTGGATGCCTGAAAGCCCTCATCATGATTTGGATGCAATCATTTGTGACGGGTCAGTTCGTGCCGGCAAGACAGTAGCAATGTCATTCAGCTTCATTGTATGGGCAACGGAGACGTTCCGAACTGAACAGTTTGGTATGGCAGGAAAGACGATCGGGGCTTTACGCCGTAACGTTGTGGGTCCACTCAAACGTATGCTTGCCAGTCGTGGGTACCAGGTGCATGACAACAAGACTGAAAACGTCCTGACGGTATCCCGTGGGCTTGTCAGCAACCAATTTTTCCTGTTTGGCGGTAAGGACGAACGATCACAGGAACTAATCCAAGGTATCACCTTGGCGGGTATGTTCTTCGATGAGGTAGCCCTGATGCCGAAGTCCTTCGTGGATCAGGCAACTGCCCGTTGTTCGGTTGAAGATGCAAAGATGTGGTTCAACTGTAACCCTGCGGGACCTTATCACTGGTTCAAAGTGGAATGGTTAGATAACCTTGTTGTTAAACGGGCTATTCATTTACACTTCACCATGGAAGACAATCTTTCGTTGTCCGAACGTGTCCGAGATCGGTACCGTAGGATGTACACCGGAATATTCTATGACCGATTTATTCTTGGACTGTGGGTTATGGCAGAAGGTGTGATCTTCTCCAAGTTCAATGACAAGCTGCATAAGAAACCACGCGACTGGTTCCCTACAAAGTTTGATCGCAAGTTTATATGTATTGACTACGGAGCTAATAACCCAACCACCTTTTTAAAATATGGTGTGGTTGGTAACGTCTATTATGAGCTGGACGAATACTATCATGACATAAAGAAGCTAGGCGAACGGACAAACAGCGAATATGCTGACGATCTACTGGCTTTTGTCGATGGTGATGAATATGCAGTCTTTATTGACCCGAGCGCCAAGGCTTTCATCATTGAACTGAAGCGTAGAGGAATTAACCATGTTAAGGCTGCGGTCAATGATGTACTGGATGGTATTCAAACCGTTTCAAATCGTTTCCAAAACGATGAATTGTATATCTGTGCCGCCAACACCAACTCTCTCAAAGAGTTGGTTTCTTACATTTGGGACGAGAAAGCATCCCAACGTGGTGAAGACAAGCCGATTAAACAAAATGACCATACCTGTGATGCTCGGCGATATGGCATTCACACAGATTACCTAATGCAGCAATCTAAAGCACGTAAAAATGAAAGGAATCAACGAAATGATGAGGGAGTGGGGTGGATTTAA